The sequence ataaACTAGGGCCATATCTAGATTTTGTCTAGTCTTTGAAAAGCAAAACCATGTCTCCACTCTCTCAAGAAAGCCTGGAGTATACAGCCAAAGTCAGGAGATTTTGTTGCCTAAGACAGAATTTGGTAgatcaactgataaagaatctacctgcaatgcaagagaaccagtttgatccctggattgggaagatcccctggaggagggcatggcaacctactccagtattcttgcctggagaattgccatggacagaaaggctggcaggctacagtccatggtgttgcaaagagtcagatatgactgagcgactaagcatataATTTgcagttgaaataaaaaaatacagaaaggaaaaaaacctgaaTATCTGATAAGAGAACTTATCTTATCAGAGCCCTCACCATAGTGAGAGAAAGAGACTCTGGCTTTTATGGCCTACCATAAAGGATTTGTCTGTCACAGCACAGTTGCTCAGTAAAAGCTAGAAAATTCTTAATGTTTCTGTGCTGAGACCGCTTGCTGCAGTCTACCTGACAATCATTCTTCTGAACCTTAGTCTCTTTATCAATAAAATCAAGGGGTTGGGGTAGAATTCCCTTTCAGTATTCTCTAGTGCTTTATTGGTGgtgggttttctgtttgtttttattttttagtgcttTTCACCCTCTAACAAATTCATCTGGGGTTCAGATTTGTAGAGGCATAAATCTTACCATAGAAACTTGCTTCACTTGTTTATATTCAATTTCATCTCGATATCCTGCTTGTTGAAATCTGTACAGATTTTCTATctcttctgaccattttttggCACGACTTATTGATTTTGGTTTCACGTCAGAATTAGCCATGGCTACACAGGTCTTCTTACTAAGTATTTCTgaaggatgttaaaaaaaaagtttattagatAACACAGTAGTGACAGTTTGGGAAACCCCTTTAAGAATGAACCaaaccagattttttaaaaattagagttaaGAATCCCATTAAATATGTTAGCTTTTTGAACATTCAATTCAAAAAGTAAGAAGGATTCATGttctattttggaaataaagtcaATCCTGGAGTGATGTCTTAAATGGTGCAGACTGATTCTGGCATTTCAAGTAATAGTTTACACATTTCTGaaatccttttcttatttttgtttttaattttatttatttatgtttttggctgtgctaggtcttctttgctgcgcgggcttttctctagttgcagtgcaggcttctcattgctggggCATCTTTTATTGTAGAGCATGGTCTCTAGGgtgtacaggcttcagtagctgcagcacgtagGTTTAGTAATTGTggctcccaggtgactcaatagctgtggtgcaccagattagctgctccgaggcacatggaatcttcccagattagggattgaacctgtgtctcctgcacagacaagtggattcttaccactgagccaccagggaagccacccctCACTCTCTTATTTTTAACTGCTCAGGAGATTGCCAAAGTATCCTaccatcatttcatttaatcatatTCAAATTTTTATCTCCCTCTTTTTCCCTAAAGAGGGAATGTAAGATcagtcttccttttcttcttatgGGGAAGCAATggtttcctcctttttcttttcttaactgtTCGGAAACATGCCACTCACTGCAGGCCAGTAACTCAGGTCACTGTGCTCTGGTGTGAGAAGATGGACTATCTATGCAGTTGGTAAAAGCTATCTCTCTGTCCTGGTACTGAGATCACTGAGTTTAAAACAACTTAGGAGCAAGACAGCTAATATGGCAGAGGGATAGGAagggggagaccactttctcccccacaaattcatagaaagaacatttgaacgctgagcaaattccacaaaacaacttatgaatgctggcagaggacattaggcacccagaaaggcagcccgttgtcttcgaaaggaggtagaaaaaaatataaaagataaaaagagagacaaaagaggtaggaaCGGAGATCCgtccaggaagggagtcttaaaaaagagagaagtttccaaacaccagtaAACATTCTCACCAgggagtctgtggcgagccttggaacctcagagggcaacataaccggaaggaaaaataaataaataattaaaacccacagattacatgcctaacgGCAACtaccagcagagaagcagcgcagacacccccatctgccactagcaagtggggactggacagggaggtgggggctgcattgcttagggtaaggactgggcctgagtgccccaagggcaatctgagagAACTAACtagagatagcaacccaaactgtgggatagctatcccgtgaaaagccctaacctaagacactgccaggcctgctcacagaacaaaggactgagcagagctagcccactgtggaccagcccatcccccaccGGAGACaagcaggcgagggcagccagagctggaagagggcaatcgtggccccagagaggcatcatctaccaacctacaagcaggcttcgttgctaaccaacacttcttgggattctggatggtcgacATCCAccgggagggtcgcagccagagatcagctccccagaagagacacatggcacacctgagaaggcgcgccagttgtacacccaggaaactgagcagcagggatgggggaggcaataagtcaaAGCCCCCAATTGGGGCAACtgcgctcaccaagcacctggttacctgagctgctcagacctgggaaggacacaaaaTGAAGGctcaaccaagtctgtgcctttgtggagtacccaagaacctatttctgagcagcttagacctggaaaatgcatgcaacccagggcctgcctcagacagttcccagcagagcaacctagagcctgaacgGTATAGACTGGGAAAGCTCACATGCTATGAGCGGGGGCAAagccagtgtggccgagacactgtgagcactcctcACACATGCCAGtggtatttgtttgcagtgttcctctctccctgcagcacgactgaacaagtgagactaaataagtgaccaccaccgcccccttgtgtcagggtgtaaattagacactgaagaggccagcaaacagaagaagctaaaatgaaCAGAGGGAatcgctttggaagtgacaggtgcaatagattaaaaccctgcagttagcaaCGACTAcgtaggaaggggcctatagatcttgagaagtataagctgggtcaaggaactatcaataacctcagatatgcagatgacaccacccttatggcagaaagtgaagaggaactaaaaagcctcttgatgaaagtgaaagtggagagtgaaaaagttggcttaaagctcaacattcagaaaacgaagatcatggcatctggccccatcacttcatgggaaatagatggggaaacagtggaaacagtgtcagactttatttttcggggctccagaatcactgcagatggtgactgcagccatgaaattaaaagacgcttactccttggaaggaaagttatgaccaacctagacaacatattcaaaagcagagacattactttgccaacaaaggttcgtctagtcaaggctatggtttttcctgtggtcatgtatggatgtgagagttggactgtgaagaaggctgagcgccaaagacttgatgcttttgaactgtggtgttggagaagactcttgagagtcccttggactgcaaggggatccaaccagtccattctgaaggagatcagccctgggatttctttggaaggaatgatgctaaagctgaaactccagtactttggccacctcatgtgaagagttgactcattggaaaagactctgatgctgggagggattgggggcaggaggagaaggggatgacagaggatgagatggctggatggcatctgacttgatggacgtgagtctgagtgaactttgggagttggtgatggacagggaggcctggcgttctgtgattcatggggtcgcaaagagtcggacacgactgagtgactgaactaaactgaactgaactgaaggaattatctgaaaatgaactgaccccacactgtccacaacaccaccagagaaagttctagatatatttttactactatcattttttaattaaaactttttttttactttttaagtcctctattactcctttaattttcatttttataacctactattactttgcaaaaaaagaccctatttttaaagcaaacttcatatatatatatatattttataatttctgtgactttgttttttttctttaatattgtatttttgagaatctaacctctactctagatttttaatctttgcttttggtatttgttatcaattttgtacctctaagaacccaatcttcagtacccatttttacttgggagcaagattactggctggattgctctctccccctttggactcttctttttctccaccaggtcgcctctatctcttccctcccccttcttttctgtactcaactctgtgaatctcgttgtgtgttctgggctgtggagaacacttagggaactgattactgcctagatctctctccttttgattcccccttttatcctcctggccacctctgtctccttcctctctcttcttttctctttgtataacgccgtgaacatctctgagggggTCCAGATTGTGGaaagcacatagggaagtgattactggctagcttgctcccaccctttttgattccccctcttctcctcctggccacctccatctccctcctccctcctctcttccccatgTAACTCTGTGTGCCTCtccgggtgtccctcactgtggagaaacttctCATCATTAACCTGGATGTTTTACCatcggtgctgtatagatggagacgtcttgaggctactgtaagaataagactgaaaaccagaggcaggaggcttaagtccaaatcctgagaacaccagagaattcctgactccagggaacattaatcaataggagctcatcaaacacctccatacctacactgaaacgaAGCACCACCCCAAGGGCCaaacaagttccagagaaagacacaccacacaaattctccagcaacacaggaacatagccctgagcttcaatatacaggatTCCCAAAggcacaccaaacccactgacatctcataactcattactggacacttcattgcactccagagagaagaaatccagctccacccaccagaacactgacacaagcttccctaaccaggaaaccttgacaagctacCTGTCCAactccacccacagtgaggaatctccaaaaaaaagaggaaccacaaactgccaggatacagaaaggccaccccaaacacagcaatataaacaagatgaaaaggcagagaaatatccagcaggtaatggaacaggataaatgcccaccaaaccaaacaaaagaggaagagatagggaatctacctgataaagaattccaaataatgatagtgaaaatgatccaaaatcttgaaaacaaaatggagttacagataaacagcctggagacaaggatccagaagatgcaagaaaggtttaacagggacctagaagaaataaaaaagagtcaatatatagtgaataatgcaataaatgagatcaaaaacactctggagtgaaccaacagtagaataatggaggcataagataggataagtgaggtagaagatcgaatggtagaaataaaggaaacagagaggaaaaaaaagaattaaaagaaatgaggacaacctcagagacctctgggacaatgttaaatgctccaacattcaagtcataggagtcccagaagaagacaaaaagaaagaccatgagaaaatacttgaggagataatagttgaaaacttccctaaaatggggaaggaaataatcacccaagtccaagaaacccagagagtcacaaacaggataaactcaaggtgaAACACttcaagacatatattaatcaaattaacaaagatcaaacacaaagaacaaatattaaaagcagcaagggaaaaacaacaaataacacacaaggggattcccataaggataacagctgatctttcaatagaaactcttcaggccagaagggaatggcaggacatacttaaagtgatgaaagaaaataacctacagtccAGATTACTGTACTCAGCAAAGATCTCAtagaaatatgaaggagaaatcaaaagctttacagacaagcaaaagctgagagaattcaacaccaccaaaccagctatccaacaaatgctaaaggatcttctctagacaggaaacacagaaagggtgtataaacttcgaaccccaaacaataaagtaagtggcaatgggatcatgcttatcaataattactttaaatgtaaatgggttgaatgccccaaccaaaagacaaagactggctgaatggatacaaaacaagaccccgatatatgttgtctacaagagatccacctcgaaacaagggacacagagactgaaagtgaagggctggaaaaagatatttcacacaaatagagaccaaaagaaagcaggaatagcaatactcatatcagataaaatagactttaaaacaaaggctgtgaaaagagacaaagaaggacactacctAACGATCAAAGGATCGATCAgtccaagaagaatatataacaattataaatatatatatgcacccaacataagagcaccacaatatgtaagacaaatgctaacaagtatgaaaggggaaattaacaataacacaatagtagtgggagactttaataccccactcacatctatggatagatcaactaaacagaaaattaacaaggaaacacagactttaaatgatacaatagaccagtaagacctaattgatatctataggacatctcaccccaaaacaatgaatttcacctttttctcaagcgcacatggaacattctccaggatagatcatatcctgggccataaatctagccttggtagattaaaaaaaatactgaaatcattccaagcatcttttctgaccacaatgcagtaagattagatgtcaattacagaagaaaaagtattaaaaattccaacatatggaggctgaacaacacgctgctgaataaccaacaaatcatagaagaaataaagaaatcaaaatatgcatagaaatgaatgaaaatgaaaacacaacaacccaaaacctatgggacactgcaaaagcagtgctaaggggaaggttcatagcaatacaggcttaccgcaaaaaaaaaaaaaaaaaaaaaaagtcaaataaataacctaactctacacctaaagcaactagaaaagaaagaaatgaagaaccccagggttagtagaaggaaagaaatcttaaaaattagggcaaaaataaatgcaaaagaaacaaaagagaccatagcaaaaatcaacaaagctgattctttgagaagataaataaaattgacaaaccattagccagactcatcaagaaacaaagggagaaaaatcaactcaacaaaattaaaagtgaaatggggagatcacaacagacaacacagaaatacaaaggatcataagagactactatcagcaactatatgccaataaaatggacaacttggaagaaatggacaaattattagaaaagtacaactttccaaaactgaaccaggaggaaatagaaaatcttaacagacccatcacaagcatggaaattgaaactgtaatcagaaatcttccagcaaacaaaagtccaggaccagacagcttcacatatgaattctaccaaaaatttagagaagagctaacacctatcctactcaaactcttccagaaaactgcagaggaaggtaaacttccaaactcattctatgaggccaccatcaccctaataccaaaacttgacaaagatgccacaaaaaaagaaaactacaggccaatatcactgatgaacatagatgcaaaaatccttaacaaaattctagcaaacagaatccaacaatatatttaaaagatcattcatcatgaccaagtgggctttatcccagggatgcaaggattcttcaatatccacaaatcaatcaatgtaacacactacattaacaaattgaaaaataaaagccatatgattatctcaatagatacagagaaagcctttgacaaaactcaacatccatttatgagaaaaactctccagaaagcaggaatagaaggaacatacctcaacataataaaagctatatatgacaaaccctcagcaaacattatcctcaatggtgaaaaattgaaagcatttcccctaaagtcaggaacaagacaagggtgcccactctcaccactactattcaacatagttttggaagttttggccacaaccatcagagaagaaaaagaaataaaaggaatccagattggaaaagaagaaataaaactctcactgtttgcagatgacatgatcctctacatagaaaaccctaaagactccaccagaaaattactagagctaatcaatgaatatagtagatttgcagggtataaaatcaacacacagaaatcccttgcattcctacacactaacaatgaaaaaacaaagagaaattaaggaaacaattccattcaccattgcaacaaaaagaataaaatacttaggaatatatctacctaaagaaacaaaagacctatatatagaaaactataaaacactggtgaaataaatcaaagaggacacaaatagatggagaaatataccatgttcatggattggaaga comes from Bubalus bubalis isolate 160015118507 breed Murrah chromosome 14, NDDB_SH_1, whole genome shotgun sequence and encodes:
- the MEIG1 gene encoding meiosis expressed gene 1 protein homolog isoform X2, with amino-acid sequence MANSDVKPKSISRAKKWSEEIENLYRFQQAGYRDEIEYKQVKQVSMVDRWPETGYVKKLQRRDNTFYYYNKQRECDDKEVHKVKIYAY
- the MEIG1 gene encoding meiosis expressed gene 1 protein homolog isoform X1, translating into MAERGLPLRAGPKEILSKKTCVAMANSDVKPKSISRAKKWSEEIENLYRFQQAGYRDEIEYKQVKQVSMVDRWPETGYVKKLQRRDNTFYYYNKQRECDDKEVHKVKIYAY